In the Scylla paramamosain isolate STU-SP2022 unplaced genomic scaffold, ASM3559412v1 Contig1, whole genome shotgun sequence genome, TGGAATTAGCATATATTCCAACAAAACAATGATGAAATGGTGATGGATTTTATTATAGGCGTTTCCAGTAGTATCACCAACAAGTCAAACGCTTCGCTCACAAGGCAAACAGAAGCACAGTGCCCAGCAGAGCGTTTGTCTTTCCAAGCCCAAAAGCCAAACAACCAATCAGCGAGTAGCAGAACATCAGAACATCATTTAGGTTCCTGTAAGAATGTATTttgaagaataaaatataaaatatagtGCTTTTTGAGACCGAGAAAGTTAGTGTTGTATAAagaatttctttttcttgtcatttcacATCTAAAAGAACATGTAAGTGacataaggcaagggaaagagggaagatgcTCCATTTTCTGGTGATATTTCGCATCTTTTTTGACCGATAGGGTCCATTTCATGGATGTAACTTTAATCCCGCagcagtttttttatttatttatttatttatttattttttttttgttagtgcgTTTCTTGCCCCATCTCTTAACATAATCATGTGCGGGcaaggaaatatatatttttgcaatATTATAATTGACATGAAGCTAAAGCAAGGAGAAAATTATAGTTGGCTGAGAACTCATACACGCGAACTCGAAACAGCACATGCTGCCGCCACACACCTCACATCCCTCTCCTTTGCTCTGTCTGCTGCTGGCCTGAAAAGTTCCTCTTCCCAAGGAAATAGACCGAGAACCTTAAGAGATGAAAGGGTCTATTAATACTTCTTCCTGTATATTACGGAATTATTACCTAAAGTCAAATGAGCGATGTATACTACAGTTTTTCCCAAAGGTGATGGAGCCTGTCGTCTGCTAGCTGGGCTGCGAATCGTGTTCACTAGAAAATCATACACTGTATACTGTGCCGGACCACAACTGAAAACGCTTAATCAGTTCAAATTTAAGAACCCACCCTAAAGAATGGGTTAAGATCCAGTGTTGTGTAGGATCCAAACCTTTtgaattgagtgtttttaggcaTGCAGTGAGCGTTGCCCAGTCACAGGAGCAGTCACAGTTACGCTCGGGTTCAAGCCACCAACATCTCGGCTTACTGGCCACCATGCAGACATTCTAGTTAAGTACTCCAAGGAGTCACAGGCCTGTGTATTGTTTGGTAGTTAGTCGCGCTGTCGGTCCACATATCTTAAGGTAAATATCACGTATAACCTGGCCTTGGTATGCACATGCTGACACCAAGCCCATACCAAGAGTCAGGAGGGCTTAGCGACgaaggtgaaaaggaaggatgTTGCGTGCTGAGGGACAGTAGCATTTTTGGAATGGAGGTCTGCAGGAGAGACGAAAGGAAGGCAAGGTCCACCCCGTGTCTTTCCTTTTACCttcgaggaaaaaaatatacttatTTTCCAAATTTAGCGTGGCAAATAGTTTTGTTTCAGTGAAAACAATGAGAAAATATTTTCCTATTTGGAAAGTCACATATTATAGTTGCAGCGAATATGTTCGTGTTTCTTACAATAGCATGTACCTTCAATGCACAGAGGAAGCAACCAGGCAGGAACCTTCGTCGTTCACCACCTTCCTTTTTCTAcggctttcttttcttttcacggGTAAGTAATACTGAATTTACCATTATGATAATTGTTTTCTATATTGAGTACATTATGTAAACATGCAAAAGGCTATATAGATGGATCGAGAACAGGGAGTGCAAGATAGCGGGTGGTCAGGGCGTCTATGTATGGTGTGGCTGTAGTAATACTGTGTATGCGTGTGCAACTGTGCATTATTATCTGGTAGGTGGTAGCTAggctgcactgtgtgtgtgcattatatTTGGTAGGTGGTAGCTAggctgcactgtgtgtgtgtgtgtgtgtatgtgtgtgtgtgtgttatatctgTTAGGTGGAAACTAggctgcactgtgtgtgtgtgtgtgtgtgtgtgtgtgtgtgttataattatCTGGTAGGTGGAAACTAggctgcactgtgtgtgtgtgtgtgtgttatatctgGTAGGTGGAAACTAggctgcactgtgtgtgtgtgtgtgtgtgtgtgtgtgtattatatatggTAGGTGGAAACTAggctgcactgtgtgtgtgtctgtgtgtgtgtgtgtgtgtgtgtgttatatatgaTAGGTGGAAGCTagactgcagtgtgtgtgtgtgtgtgtgtgtgtgtgtgtgtgtgtgtgtgtgtgtgtgttatatctgGTAGGTGGAAACTAGActgcgctgtgtgtgtgtgtgtgtgtgtgtgtgtgtattatatctGATAGGTGAAAGCTAgactgcactgtgtgtgtgtgtgtgtgtgtttgtttgttgtatcTGAGAAGTGGAAGCTAGACTGCACTGTTTGTGTGCATTATATCTGGTCTATAAGTAGAAGCTAGgctgcaatgtgtgtgtgtgtgtgtgtgtgtgtgtactacatgACCAAATAATGTACACATTTATTTTCGACCTAGTTgtaccaaaaaaacatgtaggTGGTTAAAGTTTATCTTGATCCCAAGTCAATAAGTACACTGTTGAAACAGTATCAGGTCTTGGGAATTATATTACAGGAAATTAATTATattctataattttatttagtCATAAGTAATTACAACAGCCATGAAATGTACTTCTAAATTTAATGATTGTGgatacattattatcattaaaacagATTTCAAAGTATGGCATTCAGGCCTATCCTCCTTGGTGTAGAGCACTTAGTAGAGCTGAAGCTGATGGATGAGCTGCCCCAACTCTGCTGTTTCCAGACTCGCAGGGACCTGTTTCTGGAGGACACAGAGGGAGAGTTTATTGATCAATATAGGCTCTCAAAAGAAGTGACTCTTGATTTACTTGCCAAAATTGAACACCTACTACCAACATCTGAGACTAACAGAGGTAAGtacactcataaacacaaacaggaaCATTTAATTCAGAAAGTTTAAAAAACTTGGAGTATATACATTATATCATGCATGATGAAGGGCCATTTTGAGCCTTGAAGCCCTTATAGAGATTCCCAGCTctacaatatattcctaatAGGATAACACCTAgatcttcttttttatttttaataatatGAGACTAAAATATGTACTAACTAGTTAGCACTTTTTTTAAAGTATTCAACTACTGCTAGGTAAAACTTTCCTTTTCAAAACTGCACAGGTACTGactttatttttccatgtaaataataatactatacCTACAATAGACTTTGCTATGGTGTAATGATACCTCTCTTGATAACAGGGTGCCAAATCCCACCTAAATTGCAGCTTCTGGTAACCCTTCATTATTATGCTACTGGTGACTTGCAGTTAAGCATTGAGGACTGTAGCAACATATCACAACAATCTGTTAGTGTATGTGTCAAAAATGTTACATATGCTATCTGCCAGTTAGTGGTAGGCTATATCATGTTTCTAACACCAGCTGAGGAAAATGACAATATGAGGCTCTTTGAGGAAGTTGCTG is a window encoding:
- the LOC135095827 gene encoding uncharacterized protein LOC135095827 isoform X1 is translated as MHRGSNQAGTFVVHHLPFSTAFFSFHGFQSMAFRPILLGVEHLVELKLMDELPQLCCFQTRRDLFLEDTEGEFIDQYRLSKEVTLDLLAKIEHLLPTSETNRGVLRYLLVLSAYTNLGKILHMNHKASPGNITCLHALRFSGLVPVPTSVATHESPHLHHLSAGTAPAEPGQGLLLHPPQHGDNQCMVLQTYTAAL